A portion of the Adhaeribacter radiodurans genome contains these proteins:
- a CDS encoding ABC transporter permease: MFYHSLKIAFRTLWRHKFVAGINLFGLALGMAACLLILQYTSFEWSYDRFHVNSNQIYRLLLEKNPAEGLTEKSAKTEPELGTALKASFPEIKEVTRATPWIGGVVSTVGTNGPQQAFNESNLLFVDAAFLRLFSFPLIKGSAAALDEPNTVIITEQTAKKYFGEQNPLGKTLTLDNHNQGHHFKVTVRGICRDVPANSHLKFKFLVSRHVTGQEGGPHTWAGYTYVLIAPKTNVNALETQLHRFMQKYPGNQTGNQGNKQILSLQPLTSIHLYSNLADEVPGSGNGKTIWFLTVIAGFILLIAYVNYINLATAQATERAKEVGIRKVLGSQRSHLIRQFFLESFLLNLLSAAFALALVQVGWPWFSQVVGIPSSFSLEHPYLFGGAFLGILTVGALLSGLYPALVLSAYQPVQVLKGKLGQLKQGITLRQSLVVFQFVASVSLMTGTFTVYRQLQYMRSKDLGIDITQTLIIAAPQARRETLEQELAFYQKSSIFKTEISRYPGISGVTLTSNVPGIAIDWAPRYFSNANAPNSAAVNRPTMAVGPEFIDQFNLTVIAGDKISSEKAKQMTAREVAPIMLNEAAVRACGFASPEKAIGQTLFMRNGSGKNFKNEVVGVLRDFHQRSLKEAYTPLIFLISEDASSITHYALKVNSSDLSHTIAQIENTYRSLFPDSPFEHFFLDEFFNQQYQTDQQFGYIFGLFTGLAIFVACLGLFGLCLFTITQRTKEIGVRKVLGASVANIVSLLSRDFLKLVLVANVLAWPLAYWGMQTWLQNYSFRIPISAWLFVVPTLLVLGLALLTVSFQAIKAAIANPVEALRNE; encoded by the coding sequence ATGTTCTACCATTCTCTTAAAATAGCCTTTCGTACGCTGTGGCGTCATAAGTTTGTAGCGGGGATTAATCTTTTTGGTTTGGCCTTGGGCATGGCAGCTTGTTTACTCATTTTGCAGTATACCAGCTTTGAGTGGAGTTATGACCGCTTTCATGTAAACAGCAATCAGATTTACCGCTTACTACTGGAGAAAAACCCGGCGGAAGGACTAACCGAAAAGAGCGCCAAAACAGAGCCCGAACTTGGGACCGCCTTAAAAGCAAGCTTTCCCGAAATAAAAGAAGTTACGCGGGCCACCCCTTGGATTGGTGGGGTAGTATCTACCGTAGGAACAAATGGTCCACAACAAGCTTTCAACGAATCAAATTTACTTTTTGTGGATGCGGCTTTTTTGCGCTTGTTTTCTTTTCCACTTATTAAAGGTTCAGCAGCTGCTCTGGATGAGCCCAATACGGTAATTATTACGGAACAAACCGCTAAAAAATACTTTGGCGAGCAAAACCCATTGGGCAAAACGCTTACGCTCGATAACCATAACCAAGGGCATCATTTTAAAGTTACCGTACGGGGTATATGCCGCGACGTGCCGGCTAATTCGCATTTAAAATTTAAATTTCTGGTTTCACGCCACGTTACCGGGCAGGAAGGCGGGCCGCATACCTGGGCGGGGTACACTTACGTTTTAATAGCTCCCAAAACAAACGTGAATGCGTTGGAAACGCAGTTGCATCGGTTTATGCAGAAATACCCAGGTAACCAAACCGGAAATCAGGGAAACAAACAAATTCTTTCTTTACAGCCTTTAACCAGTATTCACTTATATTCTAACCTAGCCGACGAAGTGCCTGGAAGCGGCAATGGCAAAACAATTTGGTTCTTAACTGTTATTGCGGGATTTATCTTGCTTATTGCTTATGTAAATTATATTAATCTGGCAACCGCTCAGGCTACCGAAAGAGCAAAAGAAGTAGGAATCCGGAAAGTTTTAGGTTCGCAGCGGAGCCACTTAATCCGCCAGTTTTTTCTGGAATCGTTTTTACTTAATTTGTTGAGTGCCGCATTTGCTTTGGCGCTGGTTCAAGTAGGTTGGCCTTGGTTTAGCCAAGTAGTAGGTATTCCTTCATCCTTTTCACTAGAACATCCATACTTATTTGGAGGAGCATTTTTAGGAATTTTAACAGTTGGCGCTTTGCTTTCCGGACTTTATCCGGCGCTGGTTCTTTCGGCTTACCAGCCAGTGCAAGTCCTTAAAGGCAAACTCGGTCAGTTAAAGCAGGGAATAACACTCCGGCAATCATTAGTTGTTTTTCAGTTTGTGGCTTCTGTTAGTTTAATGACGGGCACCTTTACGGTTTACCGGCAATTACAGTACATGCGCAGCAAAGATTTAGGTATTGATATTACCCAAACCTTAATAATTGCTGCGCCGCAAGCCCGGCGGGAAACGCTGGAACAAGAACTAGCTTTTTACCAAAAAAGCAGCATTTTTAAAACAGAAATAAGTCGCTACCCCGGCATAAGTGGCGTTACGCTTACCTCTAACGTACCAGGCATAGCTATTGATTGGGCACCCCGTTATTTTAGTAATGCCAATGCCCCCAACAGTGCAGCAGTAAACCGCCCCACTATGGCCGTTGGGCCAGAATTTATCGACCAGTTTAACTTAACCGTGATTGCCGGAGATAAAATTTCGTCGGAAAAAGCCAAACAAATGACTGCCCGGGAAGTAGCACCCATTATGCTGAACGAAGCGGCGGTACGGGCCTGTGGATTTGCCAGCCCGGAAAAAGCAATCGGGCAGACACTTTTTATGCGGAATGGAAGCGGTAAAAACTTTAAAAACGAAGTAGTTGGAGTTTTACGCGATTTTCACCAGCGTTCTCTGAAAGAAGCGTACACCCCGCTTATTTTTTTAATTTCGGAAGATGCGAGCTCTATTACACATTACGCCTTAAAAGTAAATTCTTCTGATTTAAGCCATACTATAGCGCAAATTGAAAACACTTACCGGAGTTTATTCCCAGATAGTCCGTTTGAGCATTTCTTTCTGGATGAGTTTTTTAACCAACAATACCAAACCGACCAGCAATTCGGATACATTTTTGGTTTATTTACGGGGTTAGCCATTTTTGTGGCTTGTTTAGGTTTATTTGGTTTGTGCCTGTTTACTATTACGCAGCGCACCAAAGAAATTGGTGTCCGCAAAGTACTGGGCGCTTCGGTGGCCAACATTGTATCCCTGCTATCCCGTGATTTTTTAAAACTAGTGTTAGTGGCGAATGTGCTGGCCTGGCCATTGGCGTATTGGGGCATGCAAACCTGGCTGCAAAACTATTCTTTCCGCATTCCGATAAGCGCCTGGCTGTTTGTGGTGCCCACTTTACTGGTGTTGGGATTGGCGTTGCTTACGGTTAGTTTTCAGGCGATAAAAGCGGCAATAGCTAACCCAGTAGAAGCCTTGCGAAATGAGTAA
- a CDS encoding ABC transporter permease codes for MLSTSFLVGIRNLLRHRYYTLLNVVGLAVGLACALLIWVFVRFESSFDLFHTHPERIYRVVTELRFEDHIGHQSGVHVPFPEVLRTDFPEVKVTQLSHYAGSQVTVLDEQKNATPKMFREEVGVFFLEPEFFKIFNFSFLQGNPKATLSAPNQAVLTQKAAEQYFGSWQTAVGKFIQIDDKTLQVSGILQNPPANTNFPLKVLVSFATMENYVKTKGWDGIDSDFQGYVALPENMSAKRFQQLLTAAHDKNVAPPKITFPTLQPLTDIHFNQEYDSFTGSNISRQTLWLFTGIGVFLIIMACVNFINLATALAAKRSKEIGVRKVLGGSRWQLFRQLLTETGLVVLVAMVLALALAYQSFPWLKQLLKLPETLPLFSGELLLFALGIIGLVTLLAGTYPALVLSGFQPILALKSKGVSQTVGGVSLRKALVVVQFSISQVLIVGTILVINQMNFVRNQDLGFQKDALVFLRMDSDSLSQLKFRTFKEQLLQNPQIQQASYSRALPSDMDFNSSWGIEQFDNKSLPAYLEPQVKLADTAYFRTYGLQLLAGRKYQAADTLREVVVNETFLRKVGIQSPEQAIGKTLRFYGGPALPIVGVVKDFNNQSLHNEISPIVMSTLTERYQTLSLKISTQNMSQTLGLIKQQWQQTFPQKVFDYQFVDDKLAQYYAQDEKMLRLFKAFAGVAIFISCLGLFGLMAFTAQQRTKEIGVRKVLGATVTSIVSLLSRDFLKLVLLANVIAWPLAWWGMQTWLQNFEYRTSITWWIFGIGGALAILISLATISFQAIKAAVANPVNALRSE; via the coding sequence ATGCTGAGTACATCCTTTCTCGTGGGCATCCGGAACTTGCTTCGTCACCGGTATTATACCTTGCTCAACGTGGTGGGTTTGGCCGTAGGTTTAGCCTGTGCCTTACTCATCTGGGTTTTTGTGCGGTTTGAAAGTAGTTTTGATTTGTTTCATACGCATCCGGAGCGTATTTACCGGGTAGTAACCGAATTGCGGTTCGAGGACCATATTGGCCATCAATCTGGGGTGCACGTGCCGTTTCCGGAAGTGCTGCGCACCGATTTCCCCGAAGTAAAAGTAACGCAGTTATCGCATTACGCCGGCAGCCAGGTTACCGTTCTGGACGAGCAAAAGAACGCTACTCCCAAAATGTTCCGGGAAGAGGTGGGTGTATTTTTTCTGGAACCGGAATTTTTTAAAATTTTTAATTTCTCGTTTTTACAGGGTAATCCTAAAGCCACGCTTTCGGCTCCTAACCAAGCTGTGCTTACTCAAAAAGCAGCGGAGCAATATTTTGGTAGTTGGCAAACGGCTGTGGGTAAGTTTATTCAAATAGATGATAAAACCTTACAGGTATCGGGCATCTTGCAGAACCCGCCCGCTAATACCAATTTCCCTTTAAAAGTGCTGGTATCGTTTGCCACGATGGAGAATTATGTAAAAACAAAAGGCTGGGATGGCATCGACAGCGATTTTCAGGGTTATGTGGCCTTGCCGGAAAACATGTCGGCCAAGCGGTTTCAACAACTGCTCACTGCTGCGCACGATAAAAACGTAGCTCCTCCTAAAATTACTTTTCCTACGCTTCAACCCTTAACGGATATCCACTTTAACCAAGAGTACGATTCTTTTACCGGTTCTAATATTTCGCGCCAGACTTTGTGGTTATTTACGGGCATAGGCGTTTTTCTTATTATTATGGCCTGCGTTAACTTTATAAACTTAGCCACCGCTTTGGCCGCGAAACGTTCGAAAGAAATTGGCGTGCGCAAAGTACTGGGCGGCAGCCGTTGGCAGTTGTTCCGGCAGTTATTAACCGAAACCGGCTTAGTGGTTTTGGTAGCCATGGTACTGGCCCTCGCGCTGGCTTACCAGAGTTTTCCGTGGTTAAAACAATTATTAAAACTACCCGAAACTTTGCCGCTTTTTTCCGGGGAATTGCTGTTGTTTGCGTTGGGTATTATAGGGTTGGTTACCTTACTCGCCGGTACTTATCCGGCCTTGGTATTATCCGGATTCCAGCCAATATTGGCCTTAAAAAGCAAAGGCGTTTCGCAAACCGTAGGCGGGGTTTCGTTGCGCAAGGCTTTGGTAGTGGTGCAATTTAGTATTTCACAAGTGCTTATTGTCGGGACTATTCTGGTTATAAATCAGATGAATTTTGTACGGAACCAGGATTTAGGCTTTCAAAAAGACGCCTTGGTTTTTCTGCGCATGGACAGCGACAGTTTGAGCCAATTAAAATTCCGAACCTTTAAAGAACAATTGCTACAAAATCCGCAAATTCAGCAAGCTAGCTATAGCCGGGCTTTGCCTTCCGATATGGACTTTAACTCCAGTTGGGGCATTGAACAGTTTGATAATAAAAGCTTACCGGCTTACCTGGAACCGCAGGTAAAGCTGGCTGATACCGCTTACTTCCGGACCTATGGCCTGCAATTACTCGCCGGACGAAAATACCAAGCCGCCGATACACTGCGGGAAGTAGTAGTAAACGAAACATTCCTGCGGAAAGTGGGTATCCAAAGCCCGGAGCAAGCCATTGGTAAAACACTTCGTTTTTATGGTGGTCCCGCTTTACCCATTGTGGGCGTAGTGAAAGATTTTAATAACCAATCGCTGCACAACGAAATCTCGCCCATAGTAATGAGTACCCTAACGGAAAGATACCAAACCTTAAGCTTAAAAATCAGCACCCAGAATATGTCACAAACGCTCGGTTTAATCAAGCAGCAATGGCAGCAAACTTTCCCACAAAAGGTGTTTGATTACCAATTCGTCGACGATAAACTAGCCCAATATTACGCGCAAGACGAAAAAATGCTGCGCTTGTTTAAAGCTTTTGCTGGGGTAGCCATTTTTATCAGTTGTTTGGGTTTATTTGGGTTAATGGCTTTTACCGCCCAGCAACGCACCAAGGAAATTGGCGTGCGCAAAGTATTAGGCGCTACCGTAACCAGTATTGTATCGTTGCTATCCCGTGATTTTTTAAAATTAGTATTGCTGGCCAACGTGATTGCCTGGCCACTGGCCTGGTGGGGCATGCAAACCTGGCTACAAAACTTTGAGTACCGCACTTCCATTACCTGGTGGATCTTTGGCATTGGCGGCGCACTGGCTATTTTGATTTCTTTAGCTACCATCAGCTTTCAAGCCATTAAAGCAGCCGTGGCTAACCCGGTTAATGCGCTGCGCAGCGAGTAA
- a CDS encoding ABC transporter permease, translated as MWYNYLKIAVRTLIRQKGFSFLNIAGLSLGLATSLLILLWVVDELQFDGFHKRIDRLYVVLHHLNFTNGEVRTGPDTQGLLAPALKEKFPEIVDATRVSFAQERILKIGNKAFKEQGHFADPNFFQLFSFPLIAGDSKTVLQGISAIVISQSFAQKHFGNVPQALGKVIQIGDEDKFMVSGVFQDVPKNSSLQFDYVLPFEVLFQHNHWLRDWGASSIQTFVLLKENAQADAVSSKIENFVKTQAKGSISTLMLQPLKEFYLYDKFENGKPAGGRIVYVRLFSVVAGFILLIACINFMNLATARSAHRAKEVGVRKVIGASRTSLVSQFLTESFLLSLLSMVIAVAIVAYTLPFFNQLTGKSIFLPFLHPTFLLAVLSITLFTSLLAGSYPAFFLSAFRSVQVLKGIIKAGSGTAYLRQGLVIFQFVLSTSLIISTVVVHRQIQYMKNKDLGLNQENLIYFPGSGGILNHFEAYKTELLVQPGIGKVAQSSQELLGRVTTSQSLDWKGKNPNEIISFQIINADANFLPTMGAKLKDGRNFSVDFSTDSLNYIINEEALKAMGLSQPIGQKVRFQGKEGKIIGLVQNFHVSSLHNPIMPIMITLRPKEAGMVYVRTKSGQAQQAIASLQKLHPKFESAAPFEYHFLDQNFERLYHSDLLVSKLATGFAFIAIFISCLGLFGLVTFTVQQRTKEIGIRKVLGASVRLIVTLLSKDFLKLVLLSNVIAWPLAGWAMHRWLQDFAYRTELDWGIFALVGAVTLLIALCTVSLQAVKAAVANPVKALRSE; from the coding sequence ATGTGGTATAATTATTTAAAAATCGCTGTTCGTACTTTAATACGGCAAAAAGGCTTCTCTTTCCTGAATATTGCCGGGCTTTCGCTGGGTCTGGCCACCAGTTTGCTTATTTTGTTGTGGGTAGTAGATGAGCTGCAATTCGATGGCTTTCATAAACGGATTGATAGGCTCTATGTAGTGCTGCACCATCTGAATTTTACGAACGGCGAAGTGAGAACTGGCCCGGATACGCAGGGCTTATTGGCTCCCGCACTAAAAGAAAAATTCCCTGAAATAGTGGATGCCACGCGGGTTTCTTTCGCCCAGGAACGAATACTTAAAATAGGCAACAAAGCTTTTAAAGAACAAGGCCACTTTGCTGATCCTAATTTTTTTCAGTTGTTTTCCTTTCCTTTAATAGCCGGGGATAGTAAAACCGTTTTGCAGGGTATTTCTGCTATTGTTATTTCGCAATCGTTCGCCCAAAAACACTTCGGGAATGTGCCGCAGGCTTTAGGCAAAGTAATTCAGATAGGCGACGAAGACAAGTTTATGGTATCGGGCGTATTCCAGGATGTACCTAAAAATTCTTCTTTGCAATTTGATTACGTGCTTCCTTTTGAAGTGCTATTCCAGCATAATCATTGGCTCCGCGATTGGGGCGCCAGTTCTATCCAGACGTTTGTGTTGCTAAAAGAGAATGCCCAGGCCGATGCCGTGAGTAGCAAAATAGAAAATTTTGTAAAAACGCAAGCGAAAGGTTCTATCTCTACTTTAATGCTTCAGCCATTAAAAGAATTTTACTTATATGATAAGTTTGAAAATGGCAAGCCAGCAGGTGGGCGGATTGTGTATGTGCGTTTATTCTCGGTAGTAGCTGGCTTTATTCTGTTAATTGCCTGCATTAATTTCATGAACTTGGCCACCGCCCGGTCGGCGCACCGGGCAAAGGAGGTGGGTGTACGCAAAGTAATCGGCGCTAGCCGGACTTCCCTTGTTAGTCAATTCCTGACTGAATCTTTTTTGCTGTCCCTGCTTTCGATGGTTATTGCAGTAGCAATAGTTGCGTACACCTTGCCATTTTTTAATCAGCTTACCGGAAAAAGCATTTTCCTTCCTTTTCTTCATCCAACTTTTTTGTTGGCAGTACTAAGTATAACCTTATTTACCAGTCTGCTTGCTGGCAGTTATCCGGCTTTTTTTTTATCGGCGTTTCGTTCGGTGCAGGTATTAAAAGGAATTATTAAGGCTGGTTCCGGCACGGCTTATCTGCGTCAGGGATTAGTTATCTTTCAATTTGTACTTTCTACGAGCCTTATTATTTCTACGGTAGTCGTGCACCGGCAAATTCAATACATGAAAAATAAGGATTTAGGCTTAAACCAGGAAAACCTGATTTACTTTCCGGGTTCAGGCGGTATTTTAAATCATTTTGAAGCTTATAAAACAGAATTGCTGGTTCAACCAGGCATAGGTAAAGTGGCTCAATCCAGCCAGGAATTGTTAGGGAGAGTTACTACTTCACAGAGCCTGGATTGGAAAGGAAAGAACCCCAACGAAATAATTTCTTTCCAGATTATTAATGCCGATGCTAATTTTTTGCCCACCATGGGAGCAAAGCTGAAAGACGGACGGAATTTTTCCGTGGATTTCTCTACGGATAGTTTAAATTATATTATTAATGAAGAAGCTTTAAAAGCAATGGGCCTATCGCAACCTATTGGGCAGAAAGTGCGCTTTCAAGGCAAGGAAGGTAAAATTATTGGCTTGGTGCAAAATTTTCATGTTAGCAGTTTGCACAATCCTATTATGCCGATTATGATAACGCTTCGCCCGAAAGAAGCTGGAATGGTGTATGTGCGAACTAAATCCGGACAAGCCCAGCAAGCAATTGCCAGCTTGCAAAAACTGCATCCGAAATTTGAATCGGCAGCGCCGTTTGAATACCATTTTCTGGACCAAAACTTTGAACGCTTGTACCATAGCGATTTGCTGGTGAGTAAGCTAGCCACTGGGTTTGCTTTTATCGCCATTTTTATTTCGTGCTTAGGCTTATTTGGATTGGTCACATTTACGGTGCAGCAGCGCACCAAAGAAATTGGTATTCGCAAAGTTTTGGGGGCCTCGGTGCGCCTAATTGTTACGCTACTTTCCAAAGATTTCCTGAAACTGGTGTTATTATCTAATGTAATTGCCTGGCCGCTGGCCGGATGGGCGATGCACCGCTGGTTACAGGATTTTGCTTATCGCACCGAGCTTGACTGGGGAATATTTGCTTTGGTCGGAGCCGTTACTTTACTTATCGCGCTGTGTACGGTTAGCTTGCAGGCAGTTAAAGCCGCAGTGGCAAATCCGGTAAAAGCCTTGCGGAGCGAGTAA
- a CDS encoding ABC transporter permease, which produces MFYNYLKVALRHLLKNKGFSFINIAGLTLGLTACLLIGLFVRDEKQFDNFIPEGERVYRLYYKITNNEGVSNIATTPPMFTTALQQNFPEVEQTLRILNIPSKVLFQTDSKELYEEGGIFAEPTFFNFFPLSFKYGSADKALVTPNAIVISQSMAQKYFGSENAIGKEIRLDKDLFRVTGVFQNNPKFHLPVTYILPLAATGLSDEQLKSWDWYSFHNYVKLKREVNSSILERKFQDYTRAFIKDKRTTYLPLLQPLPQIHLYSAAFKYDIAVRGNITYVRALSLIAVFILLIACFNFINLATAKSLQRAKEVGVRKTIGASRSQLIAQFIGETLLLTFISVAISLAFTYLALPWLNNFTAKQISFHPVSNPFTLLFWLGLTLVVGLLAGFYPALVLSGFQPLKVLKGVALADVGPGKIPWLRHGLVVVQFTLSVLLIISALVVITQINYLHQKDLGFNKEEIMFFPMRGDNLTNNYETFKNELLQVPGVAAASVGYGFPGDMFGDGIITVPVQGEQKSLKATQVMVDYDYIKTLGLQLLAGRDFSREYKTDTSAAYIINETAAKELGFTTPEQALGHTLLWPTWRKPDLIKKGQIIGVVKDFHYKSLYDKVEPAVLHIYPQAYWKVAVKLKSTDIGATVNQVKEVWDQFAPDYPLEYTFLDQSFATMYKAEDNLKSLLGIFTAITVFVSCLGLFGLAAYAAERRRKEIGIRKVLGASINQIAFLLSKDFVKLVLVAIFLASPVAWYCMHAWLQNFAYRINMGWWVFAVAGVGSLAIALITISFQAIKAAVANPVDALRSE; this is translated from the coding sequence ATGTTTTACAACTATTTAAAAGTAGCGCTGCGGCATCTCTTGAAAAACAAAGGATTTTCGTTTATTAATATTGCCGGATTAACGCTGGGCCTGACGGCGTGTTTACTGATTGGTTTATTTGTGCGTGACGAAAAGCAATTTGACAACTTTATTCCGGAAGGGGAACGAGTATACCGCCTTTATTATAAAATAACCAATAACGAGGGTGTGAGCAATATTGCTACCACGCCACCTATGTTTACAACTGCCTTGCAGCAGAATTTTCCGGAAGTAGAACAAACCCTTCGTATATTAAATATTCCTTCTAAAGTTCTCTTTCAAACGGATAGTAAAGAACTGTACGAAGAAGGGGGAATATTCGCGGAGCCTACTTTTTTCAATTTCTTTCCACTTTCTTTTAAATACGGTTCGGCTGATAAGGCTTTGGTTACCCCTAATGCCATTGTTATTTCCCAGTCTATGGCACAGAAATACTTTGGTTCTGAAAATGCAATCGGCAAGGAAATTCGACTAGACAAAGATTTATTCCGGGTAACGGGAGTGTTTCAGAACAATCCAAAATTTCATTTACCAGTTACATATATACTACCTTTAGCAGCAACGGGCTTATCCGACGAACAGTTGAAAAGCTGGGATTGGTATTCCTTCCATAACTATGTAAAACTTAAAAGGGAAGTGAATAGCTCGATCTTAGAACGCAAATTTCAGGATTATACCCGCGCCTTCATTAAAGATAAGCGTACCACATATCTGCCTCTTTTACAACCTCTGCCTCAAATTCATTTATATTCCGCCGCATTTAAATATGATATAGCCGTAAGGGGCAATATAACGTACGTGCGTGCTTTAAGCCTGATTGCCGTTTTTATTTTACTAATTGCCTGCTTTAATTTTATTAATCTGGCTACGGCTAAATCGCTGCAGCGGGCAAAAGAGGTAGGCGTGCGTAAAACCATTGGAGCTAGCCGTTCACAACTAATTGCGCAATTTATTGGTGAAACTTTGCTGCTTACCTTTATTAGCGTAGCTATTTCCCTTGCTTTTACTTACCTGGCCCTTCCCTGGCTAAATAATTTTACGGCTAAACAAATCTCGTTTCACCCCGTCAGTAATCCGTTTACACTGCTTTTTTGGTTGGGTTTAACATTGGTGGTAGGGCTTTTAGCGGGCTTTTACCCGGCCTTGGTTTTATCAGGTTTTCAGCCGTTAAAAGTTTTAAAAGGAGTTGCTTTGGCAGATGTTGGGCCGGGTAAGATTCCGTGGCTGCGGCACGGGTTGGTAGTAGTACAATTTACTTTATCGGTTTTACTAATTATTAGTGCCTTGGTGGTCATCACCCAAATAAATTACCTCCACCAGAAAGACCTAGGTTTTAATAAAGAAGAAATCATGTTTTTCCCGATGCGGGGCGATAACCTGACCAACAACTACGAAACCTTTAAAAATGAGTTATTGCAAGTACCGGGAGTAGCGGCTGCATCGGTAGGTTATGGTTTTCCGGGTGATATGTTTGGTGATGGCATTATAACAGTACCTGTGCAGGGGGAGCAAAAATCGTTAAAAGCTACGCAGGTAATGGTAGATTATGATTATATTAAAACTTTAGGTTTGCAGTTATTGGCTGGCCGGGATTTTTCCAGGGAGTATAAAACGGATACTTCCGCCGCTTACATTATTAACGAAACCGCAGCTAAAGAATTAGGCTTTACCACTCCCGAACAAGCCTTGGGCCATACATTGCTATGGCCTACCTGGCGAAAACCCGACCTGATTAAAAAAGGACAAATTATTGGAGTGGTAAAAGACTTTCATTACAAAAGTTTGTATGATAAAGTAGAGCCAGCCGTTTTGCATATTTATCCGCAAGCTTACTGGAAGGTAGCCGTAAAACTCAAATCAACGGATATCGGCGCAACCGTTAACCAGGTAAAAGAAGTCTGGGACCAATTCGCACCGGATTATCCACTGGAATATACTTTTCTGGACCAAAGCTTTGCCACCATGTATAAAGCCGAAGATAACCTGAAATCCCTTCTCGGGATTTTTACCGCTATTACCGTTTTTGTTTCTTGTTTGGGCTTGTTTGGTTTAGCCGCTTACGCCGCCGAACGCCGCCGGAAAGAAATAGGTATCCGGAAAGTATTAGGAGCCAGTATTAATCAAATTGCTTTTCTTTTATCGAAAGACTTTGTAAAATTAGTACTGGTGGCCATTTTCCTGGCTTCGCCGGTTGCCTGGTACTGCATGCATGCCTGGTTACAGAATTTTGCCTATCGGATTAATATGGGCTGGTGGGTATTTGCGGTAGCCGGAGTTGGCTCCTTAGCTATTGCCTTAATCACGATAAGCTTTCAAGCCATTAAAGCAGCCGTGGCTAACCCAGTAGATGCATTACGGAGCGAGTAA